The nucleotide sequence GCTCGCCAACTACGGCCTCGAGAACCTACGTTTCGTCAAGCCGGTCTACGCGGGCGATACGATTCGCGTTCGGCTCACCGTCAAGCAAAAGACCGTCAAGGAACGCCGCCAGCCCGACGACACGCCTCAGGGCGTGGTCGAGTGGGACGTCGAGGTGCTCAACCAGAACGATGAATCGGTCGCCGTGTATTCGATCCTCACCTTGGTTCGGTGCCGGGAAGCAACACCCCTGGCCGAGTAGCAGACGCGTGTCCCGGAGGTGCCATGACAATGAGCGAAAGTGGCAAGGTTACGAGCGAGCTCAGCGACAACATAGGCTGGGTGCGCTTCCATCATCCCAAGAAAAACTCATTGCCGCGAGCGCTGCTCGATTCGATCGCCGACGCAATCGCACGCTTCGGCGAGGACCCGCAGGCGCGCGCCATCGTGCTCGCGAGCCAGGGCGACGGCCCGTTTTGTGCCGGAGCCTCGTTCGAGGAGTTGGCTGCCATTTCGGAACAGGAAGCCGGCATGCACTTCTTCAGCGGCTTCGCCAAGGTCATCATGGCGATGCGGGACTCGCACAAGTTCGTGATCGCCCGAGTCCAGGGGAAGGTCGTCGGAGGAGGAGTGGGCCTGGTAGCAGCCGCCGACCTGGCCCTGGCAACCACGGAGGCGGCCGTCCGCATGAGCGAACTCGACCTCGGCATCGGCCCTTTCGTCGTGGGCCCTGTGCTGGAACGTCGAGTCGGCCGTACCGCCTTTGGAGCAATGGCGATCGACACCGAATGGCGCGACGCGAGCTGGGCCCTGGCGCATGGACTCTACACACACGTGGCGCCCAGTATCGAAGACTTGGATGAGAAGCTCCGGGCCGTGACGAGCAAACTGGCCGCGCACGACCCCGAAGCCATGGCCGAGCTCAAGCGGGTCCTATGGCGAGGCACCGAGAGCTGGAACTCGCTCCTCGCCGAGCGTGCTGCGCTCAGCGGACGCCTGGTCCTGTCCCGGTTCGCCAAAGACGCGATCGCCAAGATCAAGGCCAATCGCGGATCCTAGCTGCATGCCGGGACGGGCACTAACTAGAACTCGTAGTCCATACCGATC is from Pseudomonadota bacterium and encodes:
- a CDS encoding enoyl-CoA hydratase/isomerase family protein yields the protein MSESGKVTSELSDNIGWVRFHHPKKNSLPRALLDSIADAIARFGEDPQARAIVLASQGDGPFCAGASFEELAAISEQEAGMHFFSGFAKVIMAMRDSHKFVIARVQGKVVGGGVGLVAAADLALATTEAAVRMSELDLGIGPFVVGPVLERRVGRTAFGAMAIDTEWRDASWALAHGLYTHVAPSIEDLDEKLRAVTSKLAAHDPEAMAELKRVLWRGTESWNSLLAERAALSGRLVLSRFAKDAIAKIKANRGS